ATGCCCAGCAATGCACAAACCAAGTTGATCCTTTATCTTCTGGATTCATGGTTATGTTCCATGTGAGTGTGTTTGCAGTCAGTGAAGTTTTTCTGTGTTGAAAATGTGAGCCTTTCATCTGGAGCAGGCATGCCTAGTTCTGCTGGGAAAAATAGGTTAAATCACATTGTTCCCTACTGCTATTGCCTGTCCAGGAGGgcatataaggaaaaaaaggaaatgcttctCTCTCATCtggaataaatattaaaaattggCTTAAATGGGTCAAACATGTCAAGCAAGACAAATTTTGATGTCTTtgaaataaagaggaaatacATCTACTAACTGTGCTAACAGGTATCAGAACTATTGGGTCTGGAAAtatcttcagttttaaaatttcagctACTGAAGCACTTGGCTGAGTATTTGATTTGCATAATTTATGGCATTCAGAAGAATTTACATAGCATCTGCCATGAACATTAATTAGCCTGTTGGTTCTTCGGCTGCTTGCATGATGTAAGGTGCTGTTCAGTGCATGtgcatgcatttttttattagtGAATTCAAAATGTGTAGTAGTGCAAACTGCAAGATAAAGGCATGTTTTGTGCAGTAGAACTCCCAATCTACACATCATGTTTTGTACTTCAacattgctgtttgttttcagaaaccTAATTTCGTTCAGAAGTTCAAGTGTATGTTGaagttgtttgttttacttttttatttctaactgAAATGCTCAAGTAATCAGCTAAATTGGTTCTTGAATATAAGGTACAATATTTTCAGACTTGAAAGATGGACATGCAAATAGCTGTTCAGTTTAAGCCATACATATTCTGAAAATTTTTCTTGGAAGTTTGCATTTTGATTCCAAGTAATGTGGGATACCTACTTGACTCTTGATTTATTATTGTTGCTATTTATCATcataattaataaattattttagtgtatttttctgtgatttgatTAAGTTAGCTAGCATGTCTGTATTGctgaactgaaataaaatatcagaAGTGGATGGAATTAATATAAGCTTTTATAGATAAATAACTAGCTTTTTATATAGAAAGGCAGCTGGGTcacattttcaaacagaaaaaaaataagtgtttttCACTCCTGCCTTCTTTGGTGGATTGGGCTGTTAAAAGGGTGCGTTGATTCAATAATAAAGCTAGCCATTAAACTCTCactataggaaaaaaaattttagttgACATTCAGGTCCATGAAGTGTGGATCATAATTTAACAGATCCACTGTTTAAATTTGCTAATcttaaaaaccagaaattcaaatattttttctggctTTAGGGCTGAACCTTCATACGCTTATAAATTCTATGTAATTTTGGGGATTAATGAAGTAATATAAAAATGTTGCTAAAACTCTTGTGATTGCTTACATAACTGATTTACTAAATTTTTAGCTGGATGCTCAGATTCACGATGCATGTAAAAAACCCTACATTGTTTTCGTACTCTTCCCAACACCCCATCACTCTCAAAACATAGTTCAATATAACTGATGTTACTTGCTCATTTAAGACCTGGCACTACTTAGTATTCTCATCTCTCCTTCACTTGAGTGGAAGATTAGATTCGAAACTGAGTGTATTGGCTTCTACCCAATCTTAATCTGTTTAAGTGCAACCCTGTGCAGTTCTAAGACTTAATGTGAGAAAAACTCTGTAATATAAACAGGAATGTTTGGGATGTTCAGGTTTGCCATTGCAGTGTTTATTGTTTTTTGGGGCCGTTTCTGTTACTAACACTAAGTAATGCTGCATTTTAGGTTGAGTGCTATGACTACGATAGCGATGGGTCTCACGATCTCATAGGAAGTTTTCAAACCACAATGTCAAAACTGAAGGAAGCATCTCGGTCATCACCTGTAAGTGTTACATAGTCTAAGCTGCCTGTGTGTTCTTAATAAGCTGTTTTACTCATATGGGATCAAAACTTAGGTCACCTGACCTAAGTTATATTAGGCTCCACCTTAATGCTACTGTAGTTGAGGCTGAATCAGCATTTACATTGTACATCTATTTTCCTAGGATTAATGTCTTGGTTACAATTTTTATTATGTGTCTAAATGCCCAAGCATCAGCGCAAAAAAATTTCACTAAtcataaaaataagcaaataaaaaaaaattagattgtCAAAAGACAGAATTCAGCATGACTTTAACCATAGTTAAAAGACCAAaacttgtaatatttttttcaagtattacttaatcctttattttaaaatgtggcaCTTATTAACTATTATATGTACTTTAGTGAGTATGAGAAAATTCGGTATTTTTGCCAATGCACAAATGTTACTTAAGGTGTGTTACTTAAGGTGGCTTTTCTCTAAAGTGATATTACCCTTCCTGATCTTATGAACTATAACAATTTCCAAACCTTTTAATAGGCATGGTTTACCTGTAGGAGACAAAAGTTGGCATAGCAAATgtaacaaaagtattttttttatggATATGTGTGCTATCAAAATGTTTTgccatattttcttttatttctgtaaaacctGCAGAACTATTTCTGCATTAAAAGTACTGGGGTCTGTATACAAGTGCAGGCTTGTACTTTTCTAATACTTTGTGTGTTGTATTTttactaaataataaaaataataataattccagccacagctgctggaaACACTGATGCTTTTTTTGAATTGccatgtctttaccaaaaagaaagttGTTAGCAAAATCCTCAGAGGGAGAATGGTAGagaatttatttgtttgtttcaaataCAGTTGCCAAAACAAATGTATTTGTAACCTTTTGGGCAAGAGAGGATTTCTGTCTTGggaatgtgtttttttcttgctgataTTGGGCAGACGGGGTTTAATTTTGCAGGATTATGAAatgaactgcatttttaatataAGCCCAAAGTATCAGTTTTGAAATATTAAACTTGTTGCATAAATGATATTATAGCATTTTTGTTGGATTTGTTTGCATTCATGCAGGTTGAATTTGAGTGCATcaatgaaaagaaaagacagaagaaaaagagctaTAAAAACTCTGGCATTGTGAGCGTTAAGCATTGTGAGGTCAGTAATATATTCTGGTATGATTCTGTTTTTAAGTGTTAAGGCATAACAACTCTCATTTCGTATATCTTCCATCTTCAAACTGTAAGAAACTTTAAAATGTCTGTAAGTTCCAGACGCAGTAAGTATTTAAGGGACTCTGATTCATGTAAGGAGACAAATTGAGAGCTGGATCACATATCTGTCCTCCCATGCCTTCACTTTCTCTTGAACAGAAAGGTTGCTTACCAGTTTGTCAAGTCATTCCTGAACCACTGCATTTCCCAACTCACCGTTTTATGTCAAAGTAAAATTGTGTAACTCTGTCATAATGTgttattttataaaatgaaagTCCTGTGGGAGCTGCTTTGGTGTCTGTCTGGAGTTTTGTTAAAGGCCCGATTCTGATGCACTGAGTGTATGGTGGCACATGTTGCAAATATCCTCATTGCAGTGGATGGGTGGGATAGCTGTAGGGCAAAACTAGTGCTTTTCATTGGTAAAGTTAACAAATCTGGAACCTCAGAAGTTGCTACAATAATActagctgggtttttttcccatcgaataaaacaaaatttctaTCTTCCTATTTTTAGATCATTGTAGAATGCACATTCCTTGATTACATCATGGGTGGGTGTCAGCTGAATTTCACAGTAAGTTAAATCATTTGTATGAAGTACCTTTTGAGTTTTGGAACAAATTGAAGTATAGAATTGATTGGCTGTCTGCTTTATTTGattattgtattttttgttgttgttgacttcatttttgttctgcAGAATGGAGCAGGAAGGTATTTTGCCAGAGTGCTTCtagtctgtttaaaaaaaaaatagtctgtttaaaaaaaaaaaatagtttttgcCTAGTCACCTAGGCAAAAAGTTCTGAACCTCTGGTTATGTTCATTAGGAACTAGCTAAGTTGTGTGGATGGAGACCAAGGAGAAATTTACAGTTCTTTGAAAGCAACATGCAGAGGTCATCATATGGATGAGGACTCTTAAGTTATGTAATTTGTGAACCAAGTGCAACACAAATAACAGTAAGATATCTTCATCTTAGTAATATGCTTCATCACAAAAGCAAAGACCTGTTGAAGTCAGAGAAAGAACTCTCTAGGCTTCTGCGGAGCCTGACTAGTTGAACTTCTTAGAAGAAAGGTGTGTGTGGCAAGATAGAGAATGAAATTCATTTACCAGCTTTTGAAGAGCTGCTGTGAATAGTAACTGAAAGTAAACACAGTGAAAACCtgacaggatgcccagagaagctatagatgccccatctctggaagtgttcaaggccaagttggatggggctttgggcaacctggtctTGTAAAaactgtccctgcccatggcagggggtttggaactaggtgatctttaaggcctcttccaagccaaaccattctgtgattcagatgAAAGTAATTTCAGCCCTTCTGGAGAGATTCAGAGCTTTTGAGGGTTTTGTAGTGGCATTGTTTTAAGAATGTTAATATTCCAAGAAACCTGCATCCAAGTACTGTGCCTGTTAGATTTGTAGATGTCCTTTTCTACTACTCTTTCATGATTTTCACTTTGGCTTTGCCAGAGATAAGAAGCATAATTTAACCTTTAAGACCAATCAGATATAAATACTGCATTTGACAGGTGGGGATAGATTTTACAGGCTCCAATGGAGACCCTCGCTCTCCAGACTCTCTGCATTACCTCAGCCCTAATGGAGTTAATGAATACTTAACAGCCATTTGGTCTGTCGGGATGGTCATTCAGGATTACGATACGTAAGTGTTAGATTTTTATTTGGATCTTTTTTTTAGGTATGTATAGACATTTGTGGTAGTTTTTTAAACCAGTGTTGAAGATGCCTGCAGATGTACTGGAATGAAATTTCTGAGCTAAGCTATAGaactaaaaaataataatcactGTACCATCATAAAATTGCAAGTATAAGCTTGTGTTTACTTCAGACAAGCAGGACTTTTCATATGTGATGAAAAGAGCAGCATTCATTAACTAAATGCTTGCATTCTTGCCAGTTTGGTGTTAAAGACTAGTTTTGGTCCTAGAAACATTTGCAGTGGGGAAGTTCCATTTAATTGTGCCtcttaaattgcatttttaataatgaaaagcagcactgaTAACTAAACTTATGGAACTAGGGCAACTTTTAATGGAAGCCActgactttgttttctttaaaattgcttttttagAGATAAGATGTTTCCAGCTTTTGGATTTGGTGCACaaattcctccttcctttcagGTAATGGAACGTGTAAATGCACTACCTAGGACAGCTGAAAGCACTTACTTCAGGAGGAGATTGTATATACAGTCCTGACTATGTCTTCTGTGTCTTCACAGGTGTCTCATGAGTTCCCAATAAATTTTAACCCATCAAACCCATTCTGTAATGGTAAGTCTGAGAAAGTAACATCAGACTTAGAGAGTAAAATGCCTAAGGTGGAGGCATAAAGACACTTGAAAAGTGAACGAAGCATGTTGTTCTAATTAAATAATTAGTTTCAGTCCTGTAGCAGGAAACAATTTGATAACCAATTTCTTACTTATGAGAAATAGCATGGCATCTGTCTTCTGTAATGATTTGTGAAAGAAGTGGTTTAAACAatcagggcacagggctgggaacagTTCTCTTGTGCTGTCAAGCCACTTTATTCTACTTTGCTGCTGGTGTGGAGTTGTCTGGTTTGAGTGTTGTGCTGCTAATGCCTGTTCAGTGTGGCCTCTCTGATCACACTACCAACCACCACAAGCTGCCAGGTGAAGAGAAGTGCTGTAATTCAGTTGCACACCCTTGAGCATACAGTATTTGGCCTTTCTGTTCACACAAAGCCAGTCATGTTATGCATGTGCCTTAAGCATTGGTCAGGCTGAAAGCCTCCATTGCTcgtgaatatattttttttccaccatgGTTAGTTTTAAGTTTTGGCATCATCACTTCAAGTAATGATTTATACAGCTTTAGAAAAATCAAGTACTTCAAAATATCCTAATTcgaatatgaaaaaaaagaaagatttgtttctcttctctaggGATCCAAGGCATTGTTGATGCATATCGAGCCTGTCTTCCTCAAGTGAGGTTATATGGACCAACAAATTTTTCTCCAATTATAAATCACGTGGCAAGATTTGCTGCTGCAGCTACTCAACAGCAAACAGCATCTGTAAGTTCTTTATGGTATTGTGtgtttttcttacctttttattttccttctagtttctaaatacttcttttctcttttaaatttatAAGTGTGTTCATTTGACAGTTGGCCCTTTACCTTGTGAAAAGGTGTTTGTTACCCTTACgataaaaactaattttttttttccattgtacATAACAGTCCTCTCATCAATTGACTAAATAAACTCTTCAGATTTGAAATAGAATCTTACAAATACAGAATACCTTTATGGTATCTTCTGTTCAAAGCTCTTGCAGTACTATACAGATATTAAAGTCTAATTTAAGCCTTTATATCTAAGAGAGTGGTTTAAcctcagctgagaaaaaaaatcaactggaCTTTGTTTCACATCAGAGAGCTGCAAGAGAGGATTAACTAAGATAGTGAAGAAGTAGATGGTATAGCTCCTGACATCTAGGTACCAAAACAGATACTTAGCTGTGCTATAAAGGTTTAGGTGCTGTATGGGCTGTGCCTTTCTCCGTATTAAAATTGTATACGTGAGTTGTTGAccatattaaaaatagaaagtcTGAAAACCAAGTCTTGAGTATTCAGTCATGTACATAATAATGCATGGAAGTTCAGAAAATCCTAAATCATTGATGACAGCAAATACCGGTGTATTTGATGTCATGTAAAATCAGACAATAATCAGCTATTTTTACATGGAAAATTGTCTGTGGAAACCAATTTGAAAAAAAGCTATGGATTTTTATATGCCATGAGGCTGGAAAGGTTTTGCCTTGGTAGTCTTGCATTAGTCTAGCAGCTgtcatacatatatatatgtgtatatatatatatgcatatatatataatatatgtgTGTTTATATCTTAATAAAAGTAGCAAACCTCTCGtcagttttggtttggtttgtttgggttttttttaacttttatttctgagcaTGTAGTGTGCCTAgcaagagatttatttttcctgcctgAAAGGATGTATTGAGGACAATTTGCTACCTTGGCATTTAATACACATCATAGTCATTTTGGATTCGCTTTTGATTctgatgtggttttttttccaatatggAGCAAGTatgagaagagagaaataaatccaATGTGATGtgccatcctgctgctgttgcttaTAGCTTTCTGTGGTCATAACTGCTTTATAGATGTTCTTGCTGGAGTTGGGGAATGGACTAGcagaaagcagggagaaaaagtGATACCTAAACAGACAGGATAAGGGAAGAACAATTATTTGGAGGCAGATAAAGGCCATTGGGAAGGAAAGTACTGAAGAGAAACTTCTAAGAATACTGAGAGTATCTTTGGGACTTGAATTTGTGCTGTTCAGTAATTGTCTGAAATGAACCAAGTGAGGGAAGActagaaattcagaaagcatttgATAATCTTCAGACTTTGTACTTCTAGCTCATTTTTGGTGCTCCAATCCAGAACAGAAGCTAAGATGCCAACTTCTAGAAGCCCCAACAGAATAGTGGAAGCAACTCAGGTGGTACTTAATTAAATTACTGATGTACTACAAAGTAATCTCAGACACATTGATAATTGATTTCATGAAGCAGCTAGAAAATGTGATTAAAGGAATTTGAAAATGGCTGTGTTTTTCAACACTAAAAGGTGTGATTTAGGATTTTTTGGGATACAATGAATGAAGTAAAGGGAAGTGTTTCAGAATGGTATTGATAGACCAGAAAGGAAACATATACAAGTTTCAAAGGTGTTATCTTTCCAAAACCTCAATAAACTGCCTTCTATCCCAGAACAAATAATGGGAAAATAGGTTAACTGTTGGTTTGTCTGGGGATTTTGGAGAGAAAGAAGGGTCATTCCGTTGGGTTTTTGGATGGTGACTATGTAACGatgacttcttttaaaaaattatgttgtCCTTATGAGCTTCTTCAGACTGTACAGATGAAGCCTGACTGGAAATTAGATGTTTGATTGTAAAATTCAGTGAGCACATTGAACATGCTAAAGTGACAACACTACGTAGTCTGTATGTGGGTTTTTCTAAGTGTACATGCCTAAATGTGCTATTTCTTTGTCATAACACTGTTTATTGATTTGACAGCAATACTTTATACTTCTGATCATAACGGATGGTGTGATAACAGACCTTGATCAAACTCGAACTGCCATAGTTAATGCTTCAAAACTGCCCATGTCCATCATCATTGTTGGTGTTGGAGGAGCAGACTTTGGTGCTATGGAGTTTCTTGATGGTGACGATGGAGTTCTTAGGTCCTCGTCAGGAGAACCAGCTGTCAGAGACATTGTCCAGTTtgtgccattcaggaagttCCAAAATGTAAGTAATCTTACTGATACgcttaataaatatttt
This window of the Corvus hawaiiensis isolate bCorHaw1 chromosome 26, bCorHaw1.pri.cur, whole genome shotgun sequence genome carries:
- the CPNE3 gene encoding copine-3 isoform X1: MAAQCVTKVELTIACTNLLDKDVGSKSDPLCVLLQNTSGQQWYEVDRTERVKNSLNPKFSKKFLIDYYFELVQKLKFGIYDIDNKTYNLNDDDFLGELECTLGQIVSTRTLTKPLVLKNGKPAGRGSITITAEEVKDNRVVVLELEARKLDNKDFFGKSDPYLEFHKQTGDGNWVMVHRTEVIKNNLNPAWRPFKISLNSLCYSDMDKSVKVECYDYDSDGSHDLIGSFQTTMSKLKEASRSSPVEFECINEKKRQKKKSYKNSGIVSVKHCEIIVECTFLDYIMGGCQLNFTVGIDFTGSNGDPRSPDSLHYLSPNGVNEYLTAIWSVGMVIQDYDTDKMFPAFGFGAQIPPSFQVSHEFPINFNPSNPFCNGIQGIVDAYRACLPQVRLYGPTNFSPIINHVARFAAAATQQQTASQYFILLIITDGVITDLDQTRTAIVNASKLPMSIIIVGVGGADFGAMEFLDGDDGVLRSSSGEPAVRDIVQFVPFRKFQNSPKEALAQCVLAEVPQQVVNYFSTYKLQPPKNPAAK
- the CPNE3 gene encoding copine-3 isoform X2, translated to MCNGLFLIVECYDYDSDGSHDLIGSFQTTMSKLKEASRSSPVEFECINEKKRQKKKSYKNSGIVSVKHCEIIVECTFLDYIMGGCQLNFTVGIDFTGSNGDPRSPDSLHYLSPNGVNEYLTAIWSVGMVIQDYDTDKMFPAFGFGAQIPPSFQVSHEFPINFNPSNPFCNGIQGIVDAYRACLPQVRLYGPTNFSPIINHVARFAAAATQQQTASQYFILLIITDGVITDLDQTRTAIVNASKLPMSIIIVGVGGADFGAMEFLDGDDGVLRSSSGEPAVRDIVQFVPFRKFQNSPKEALAQCVLAEVPQQVVNYFSTYKLQPPKNPAAK